GGTGTCGACGACGCGGTCCGCGCCGCGGCCGACCGGCTCGCCGCGGCGGGCGCCGTGGTGTCCGAGGTGAGCGTGCCGTGGCACCGCGAGGGGCTCGACGTGTGGACCGTGATCGGCACGGACGGCACCGCGCGCCAGATGATCGACGGCAACGGCTACGGCATGAACGTGCCCGGCCGGTACGACCCGGAGCTGATGGTGCACTTCGCGCGGGGGCGGCGCGTGCACGCCGACGACATGTCGGACACGCTCAAGACGATGATCCTCACCGGCGCCTACGCGGCCGAACGCTACGACATGCGCCACTACGCGATGGCGCGCGAGCTGGCGTGGGAGCTGCGCGCCGGCTACGACGCGGCGCTCGCCGAGGTGGACGTGCTGGTGCTGCCGACGGTGCCGTACGTCGCGAAGCCCCTGCCCGGCCCGGACGCGACGCGCGAGGAGCGGATGGTCAACGCGCTCGGGATGGTCGGCAACACCGCGCCCTTCGACGCGAGCGGGCACCCGGCGATCTCGGTGCCCGCCGCGCCGGTGGACGGCCTGCCGACCGGCCTGATGATCGCGGGCCGCCGCTTCGACGACGCGACGGTGCTCCGCGTGGCGGCCGCCTACGAGCGGGAGGTGGGTGGCTTCCCGGTCGCCGCCCGGTAGGTCAGGAGCGCGGCGGCGCCCTGCTGCCGGACCGCGTGGAGCCGCAGATCCGCGGGCGCGGTGAACAGCCGCCGCCCGGTGCCGAGCGCCGTCGGGAACACCAGGAGCCGGTACTCGTCGACGAGGTTCTCGGCGGCGAGGGCGTGCACGACGCTGATGCTGCCGGTGACGATGAGGTCCTGGTCCGTCCCGCGCACCGCCGAGACCAGGTCCCCGTCGAGCACGGACGAGTTCTGCCACGCGTCCGCGCTGGTCAGCGAGCGGGATACGACGAGCTTCGGGATGGCGTTCATCTTCGCCGAAAACTCGTCGGTCCGGCCCGGCCAGAGCTTCGCGAACAGCTCCCACGTGACGCGGCCCAGCAGCAGCACGCCGGTGTCGAGCAGCGCGCCGAGCCCGAACTTGTCGCCGGCCACCGCATCCGGACCGTGCCGGAACGCCCAGCCGCCGCCCGGCGTGCCGCCGGATCCGTCCGGGTCCTCGACGACGCCGTCCAGCGTGACGAACTCGATGACGATCAACGTGCCCATGTGGACTCCTCGGTTGTCCTCCGCCGGCCCCGGCTGGCCCGGCGGAGGTACATACCGGCGAGTGCCGCCATACTCATCGCGATGGCCAGAGTGGATTTCGCAGCGCTGACCGAACCGCACCGGACGGAGCTGCTGGCGTACTGCTACCGGATGCTCGGATCGGTCCACGAGGCCGAGGACCTGGTGCAGGAGACCATGTTGCGGGCGTGGCAGGCCCGCGAGCGCTACGACGAGCGGCGGGCGTCGATCCGCACCTGGCTGTACCGCATCGCGACCAACGCGTGCCTGACCGCGCTGGCGGGCAGGGCGCGCCGACCGCTCCCGTCCGGGCTGGGCGCGCCCAGCACCGACCCCGAGGCGCCGCTGCGGCCGGCCTTCGACGTGCCCTGGTTGCAGCCCTTCCCCGACGCCCGGCTCGGCGATCCGGCGGACCAGGCCGTGCGGCGGGACAGCATGCGGCTGGCGCTGATCGCGGCCATGCAGACGCTGCCGCCACGGCAGCGGGCCGTCTGGGTGCTGCGCGAGGTCCTGGCCTTCAGCGCCGCCGAGGTGGCCGGACTGCTGAACACCTCCGTCGCTTCGGTGAACAGCGCCCTGCAGCGGGCGCGGGCGGGGCTGTCCGTCACGGCCCTCGAAGACGTCGCCCCGTCCGGCGACCCCGCGGCCCGCCGCACGGTGGAGGCCTACGTCCGAGCGTTCGAGGCGGCCGACGTGGACGCGCTGGTCGAGCTGCTCACCGGCGATGCCGTGCTGGAGATGCCGCCGGTGCCGCTGTGGTACCGCGGCCGCGACGACTACGCCGCCTTCATCCGGCGCGTGTTCGCGATGCGCGGCGTGGGCTGGCGGATGGTCCCGACCGGGGCGAACGGCCAGCCGGCCGTGGCCGCCTACGCCCCGGATCCCGCGGGCGGGCACCGCCTGCACACCCTGCAGGTGTTCAGCGTCGCCGGCGCGCGGATCAGCCGCACGGTCGTCTTCCAGGACCCGGCGGTGTTCGCGGCCTTCGACCTGCCCACCGCCGTTTAGGTGTGTTGTCTGGTGAGGCGATCGACCAGGCCCGCCGGGCCATGCTCGCGACAACGACTCACCCAGCGGGCGACGGTGGTGTGACTGACCTGGAACCGCTCTACCGCCCGCGCAGCGACCACCCTGCTCCACGACACGCCGGGCCAGCCGCAGCCGGCCGGTGGGGGCCAATGGCGCCTACCAGGATCATCTCAGCGATGTCAGCCGTCACCACCGTCCCCGGACAGCACACCTAGGGCTTCTCCGAGCCCACCACCCACATCGCGAAGTACTGGGAGCCCCCGCCGTACGCGTGGCCCAGCGCGCGGCGCGCCCCGTCGACCTGGTAGTCGCCCGCCCGGCCCATCACCTGCTTCGCCGCCTCGGAGAACCGCAGCATGCCGGACGCCCCGATCGGGTTCGACGACAGCACCCCGCCGGACGGGTTGACCGGCAGCCTGCCCGTCAGGGCGGTCTCCCCGGCCTCGGTCAGCTTCCACCCCTCGCCCTCGGGCATGAAACCGAGGTTCTCCAGCCACATCGGCTCGAACCAGGAGAACGGCACGTAGATCTCCGCCGCGTCTATTTCGGACAGTGGGTCGGTGATCCCCGCCTCGCGCCACAGCGCCGCGGCGGCTTCGCGGCCGGCCTGCGGGTTGACCTGGTCGCGTCCGGCGAACGTGGTCGGCTCGGTGCGCATCGCCGTCGCGTGCACCCACGCCGCGCCCTGCACCGCGTCGCCCGCGGCCTCGTCGCCGATCACCATCGCGCACGCGCCGTCCGAGGACGGGCAGGTCTCGTCGTAGCGGATGGGGTCCCACAGCACCTGCGAGGCCCGCACCTTCTCCACCGTGATGTCCGCCTGCTTGAGGTGCGCGTACGGGTTCAGCGCCCCGTTCTGCCGGTCCTTCGCCGCGACGATCGCGCCGACGTGCTCGGGCGCGCCCGATCGCCGGATGTAGGACCGCACGTGCGGCGCGAAGTACCCGCCCGCGCCCGCGCCGACCGGCATAGTGAACGGCGGCGCGATCGACAGCGCCCACATCGCGTTCGACTCGGACTGCTTCTCGAATGCCACCGTCAGCACGCGCCGGTGGATGCCGGACTGCACCAGGCTCGTCGCCACCAGCGCCGTCGACCCGCCTACCGAACCGGCGGTGTGCACCCGCAGCAACGGTTTCCCGGTCGCGCCGAGCGCGTCGGCCAGGAACAGCTCGGGCATCATCACGCCCTCGAACAGGTCCGGCGCCTTGCCGATGACCACCGCGTCGATGTCCGGCCACTCCACCTGCGCGTCGGCCATCGCGCGGTCGATCGCCTCCCGCAGCAGTCCGGGCATGGACACGTCGGTCCGCTTCGCCCGGTGGTGGGTCTGCCCGGTGCCGAGCACCGCGGCGAGCTGCTTCGCCATGTTCACGCCTCCAGGACCGCGACGAGGTTCTGCTGCAGGGCCGGGCCGCTGGTGGCGTGCGCGAGCACCTTCGAGGCCTGGCCGGTGAGGATCCGGGTGGCGGCCTCGCCGATGCGCGCCAGCCCGGCCGCGAACATCGGGTTGCCGGTGAGCACGCCGCCCGAGGGGTTGACGCGGACGTCGTCGCCGAGCCCGAGCGCGGTCCGCAGGATCAGCTCCTGGTGGGTGAACGGCGCGTGCAGCTCGGCGATCTCCACGTCCCCGGTGCCGACTGCCTGCCCGGCCGCTTCCGTGGACGGCGAGCGGGTCAGGTCGCGCGCGACGAGCACGGGCGTGTCCACCCGGTGCTCGATGCCGGTGATGACCGCGGGCCGTTCGGCGAACTCGTGCGCCCGCTCGGCCGCGGCGAGGACGATCACCGCGGCGCCGTCGGTCACCGGCGCGATGTCGTGCGCGCGCAACGGATCGGCCACGTAGGGCGCGTCCAGCAGGTCGGCGATCTCGCTGGCGCCGGAGAACTGCGCGTGCGGGTTGCGGGTGGCGTCGGCGCGGCTGCGCGCGGCCACCTCGGCCAGGTCCTTCTCGCTCCACAGGCCGGCGTCCAGCCCGAGCCGCGCCTGCAGGCCCGCGATGCTCACCGAATCCGGCCACAGCGGCGCGACGGTGTACGGGTCGAGCTGCAGGGCCAGCACCCGGCGCAGCTGCCCGGCGGAGGACTTGCCGAAGCCGTAGACCAGCGCGGTGTCGACCTCGCCGGTGCGGATCTTCAGCCACGCCTCGTACAACGCCCACGCCGCGTCCATTTCCACGTGCGACTCGTGGATCGGCGGGAACGCGCCGATCGCGTCGATCGCGGAGATGAACGAGAACGCCCGGCCCGCCAGGTAGTCCGACGAGCCGGAGCACCAGAACCCGATGTCCGACTTGGACAGTCCGGTCTGCTCGTAGACCTGGGCGAAGATGGGCACGAGCATCTCCACGCCGTTCGTGGTGCCCGGTGTGGAGCGCACGTTCGGGGCCTGGGCGAACCCGACCACCGCGACGTCTCGCATGGCAGTTCCCCTCTACAGGTGGTGGGCGAAGGACTCGTAGGGCGCGTCCGGCTCGCCGGTCGGCTCGAAGTGGCTGATGTTCTCCAGGCTCGTCCACCACTCGTCACGTGGTTTCCAGTTCGCCTTCACCCGCATGCCCATCCGGACGTCGGCGGCGTCGCAGCCGAGGACGAGGTGCAGGAACGCGATGTCGGCGCCGTCGAGCAGGATGTACGCCGCGACGTAGGGCGGCTTGATCCGCTGGCCGAGGAACGGCACGTTGACGATGCAGAACGTCGTGACGATGCCGGTGTCCGGCAGTTCCACCTCGTCCACCGTGGGCACCCCGTCGGTCGGGCAGGCGCCGCGTGGCGGGATGTAGACCTTCTCGCACTTCGGGCAGCGCTGGCCGATGAGCTTGCCCTCGGCGAGGCCACGCAGGTAACGGCTCTCCTCCGGCGATGCCGAATGCTGGTAGTGCAGCTGGATCGGCGTCACCATCACACCGTCCTGTTCGGACTTCGGCGGTGGCGCGGGGGAGGGCCCGTCGTCCGCGCCGACGGGCAGGAAGTAGGCGATGTCCCGAATGTGGCCGGCAGGCTCGTCGGCCCAGCGCACGCGCACCCGCATCCCGGTGCGCATCTCGGCGGGGCTGTCCACGTGCACGGCGTGCAGCATCGCGGTGTCGGCGCCGTCCAGCCGGACCAGCGCCCACGCGAACGGCGTGGTCAGCGGCTGGCCTTCCAGCGGTTCGGGGATCCAGGACCAGCTCAGCACGGTGCCCTCGTCGGACACCGGCACGAACTCGGTGAGCGCCGCGGCGGTGACCGGGTCGTACTCCACCGGCGGCACGTGCACGCGGCCGTCCGAGCCGCGCACGCCCTCGATGCGGCGCTCGCGCAGTCCGGCGGCGAACCGGCCGAGCACGGGCCCGAGGGAGCGGGTGTAGTCGAAGGCGAGATCCAGCGGCGCGGACAGCGGTGTACTCACGAATCGAAGTGAAACACGTTCTCGATCTGGCGGCAAGACGCTCTGCCGGAAGGTTGCGCGCTAAGTGGAACAGGTTCTAGATTCGGTGCATGACCACTGCACTGGAGACGATCGGCCTGTGGAACATCGCGGCCGGGCAGCCGGACCGGACGGCGATCGTGAACCCCGACGGCAGCGAGGTCGGTTACGGCGCGCTCGCCGACAAGGCCAACGCGTACGCGCGCGGCCTGCGCGAGCTGGGCCTGGAGACCGGCGACGTCGTGGTGGTGCTGCAGCCCAACAGCGACGAGCTGCTGGCCGCGTACTTCGCCGCGCTGCAGACCGGGCTGTACGTGGTGATGGTCAACTGGCACCTGGTCGGACCCGAGGTGGCCTACATCCTGTCCGATTCGGGGGCGAAGGCGTTCCTCGCGCACGAGCGGTTCTCCGACGTGGCCATCGCCGCGGCGGACGAGGCCGGGGTGCCCGCTTCCGGCCGGTTCGCCGTGGGGCGCATCGAGGGGTTCCGCGACGTGGCCGAACTGGGCGCCGGGGGGAGCGGGCGCCCGGAGGGGCGGACGGCGGGGTCGCCGATGCTCTACACCTCCGGCACGACGGGACGGCCCAAGGGCGTGCGGCGGCCGCTGAGCGGGGCCGACCCGGACAGCGTGCCCGTCGCGTCCACGTGGTTCTTCGGGATCTTCGGGCTGAAGCCGTTCGACGACCACGTCCACCTGTGCGGATCGCCGCTCTACCACACGGCGGTGCTGAACTTCGCGTCGATTTCGATCCAGCTGGGGCACACGGTCGTGCTGATGGACCGGTGGGACCCGGAGGAGATGCTGCGGCTGATCGAGCGGTACCGCGTCACGCACAGCCACATGGTGCCCACACAGTTCCGGCGCCTGCTCGCGCTGCCCGAGGAGGTGCGGTCGCGCTACGACCTGTCGTCGCTGCGGAACATGATCCACGGTGCGGCGCCGTGCCCGCCCGAGGTGAAGCGGCGGATGCTGGAGTGGTGGGGCCCGGTGGTGACCGACTACTACGCCGCGACCGAGGGCGGCGGCACGATGATCACCGGCGAGGAGTGGCTGCGCAAGCCCGGTTCGGTGGGGCTGCCGTGGCCCGGTTCGGTGATCAAGATCCTGGACGACGACGGCAACGAGCTGCCGCCCGGACAGCCCGGCACGGTGTACATGCGGATGGGCTCGTCGACGTTCGAGTACCACAAGGACGCCGAGAAGACGCGCAAGGCGCGGGTCGGGAACCTGTTCACCCTCGGCGACGTGGGTTACCTGGACGAGGACGGCTACCTGTTCCTGCACGACCGCAAGAACGACATGATCATCTCGGGCGGGGTGAACATCTACCCGGCCGAGATCGAGAACGAGCTGGTGATGCATCCGAAGGTCGCGGACGTGGCGGTGTTCGGCATCCCGCACGAGGACTGGGGCGAGGAGATCAAGGCGGTCGTGCAGCCTGCGCCAGGTGTTGCGCCGGGGCCCGAGCTGGCGGAGGAGCTGCTGGAGTGGGTGCGCGGCAGGCTGGCGAAGTTCAAGTGGCCGCGCAGTATCGACTTCGCCGAGGAGCTGCCGCGGGACCCGAACGGGAAGCTGTACAAGCGCAAGCTGCGGGATCCTTATTGGACGGACCGGAAGATCTGACCCTCCTGCGTGGCCGCAGGTCCCGCTGGCTGCGTTCTTCCGTCACCACCTCGCCGGAGCGTGCGAAGCGCACCGACGCCCACCACCGTTCGTTGCAGCAGCGCCCGCAGAGCTGGAGCTTCTCCGGGCCCAGGTCCGCCCAGCGGACCGGCACCACGTCACCGGGTCTCGCTACCCCTGCGGCCCACGTGCTCCTGTCCCTTGAGCAACCACTCGCACCGGTCGTCGTTGCGGGCACGCCGACCCGCCCGTGGCGCACCAGCACCCCCGCCGGCGGCGGCTCGCAGCACGCGCACTGCCCCGCCGGCGGGATCGCCGTCCATCGCGCCAGGGTAGCGGCCACCACCGACAGTTTCAGCGGCCCTCGAACCGGGGCTTGCGCTTCTCCGTGAACGCGCGCGGCCCCTCCTTCGCGTCGGCGGACTGGAAGACCTTCAGCCCGTACTGCGCCTCGATCTTGAAGGCCTCCTCCTCGGGCATCCCCTCGGTGTCGCGGATCGTGCGGAGGATCGCCTGCACCGCGAGCGGCCCGTTGGCGGCGATCATGTCCGCCAGCTCCAGCGCGCGCTCCAGCGCCTGCCCGTCCGGCACCACGCTGCCGATCAGCCCGATCTCCTTCGCCTCCGCGGCGGTCAGGTGTCGCCCGGTCAGCAGGATCTCCGCCGCCAGCGTGTACGGGATCTGCCGCGGCAGCCGCACCGCCGAGCCGCCCATCGGGAACAGCCCCCACCGCGCCTCGGACACGCCGAACCGCGCGCTCTCCCCGGCCACGCGGATGTCGGTGGCCTGCAGGATTTCCGTGCCACCCGCGATCGCCGGGCCCTCCACGGCCGCGATCAGCGGTTTCGTCAGCCGCCGTCCCTTCAGCAGGCCCTCGATGCGGCCCGGGTCGAACGTGCCCTTCTCGTACGAATCGGCGGGGGAGTTGCGGTTCATCGACTTCAGGTCCGCGCCGGCGCAGAACGCGCCGCCCGCGCCGGTGAGCACACAGCACCGGATCTCCGGATCGTTGTCCACCCGGTCCCACGCCTCGACCAGGATCGCCATCATCTCGCCACTGATCGCGTTGCGGACCTCCGGCCGGTTCATCGTCACCACGAGCGTGTGCGCGCGTTGTTCAACCAGGGCGTGCGGCTGCGTCATGATTACCTCTCCATCCGGCGCCATTGCCCAAAACGATAACATGTTCTACTTTGGCTGGGTGGCATACAACATCGCGGATCTGCTCGAGCACGCCGTCGACGCCGTGCCGGATCGCCCCGCGGTCATCTGCGGACAGCGGCACGTCACCTACGCCCAGCTGGAGGACAGGGCCAACCGGCTGGCGCACCACCTCGCCGCGCAGGGGGTTGGTCCCGGCTCCCACATCGGCGTCTATTCCCGCAACTCCGTGGAGACGATCGAGGCGATGTTCGCCGCGTACAAGTTGCGCGCCATCGCGGTCAACGTCAACTACCGCTACGTCGAAGCCGAGCTCGAGTACCTCTTCGACAACGCCGACCTGGTCGCGCTCGTGCACGAGCGCAAGTACGCGGACAAGGTCGCCGCGGTGCTCCCGAAGACCCCGAAACTGAAACACGTACTAGTGGTTGAGGACGGCAGCGACGCGGACTTCTCCGGCTACGGGGGCGCCGAGTACGAGCCGGCGCTCGCCGCGCAGTCGCCGGACCGCGACTTCGGCGAGCGCAGCCCGGACGACAT
The window above is part of the Amycolatopsis thermoflava N1165 genome. Proteins encoded here:
- a CDS encoding dihydrofolate reductase family protein, whose protein sequence is MGTLIVIEFVTLDGVVEDPDGSGGTPGGGWAFRHGPDAVAGDKFGLGALLDTGVLLLGRVTWELFAKLWPGRTDEFSAKMNAIPKLVVSRSLTSADAWQNSSVLDGDLVSAVRGTDQDLIVTGSISVVHALAAENLVDEYRLLVFPTALGTGRRLFTAPADLRLHAVRQQGAAALLTYRAATGKPPTSRS
- a CDS encoding sigma-70 family RNA polymerase sigma factor, which gives rise to MARVDFAALTEPHRTELLAYCYRMLGSVHEAEDLVQETMLRAWQARERYDERRASIRTWLYRIATNACLTALAGRARRPLPSGLGAPSTDPEAPLRPAFDVPWLQPFPDARLGDPADQAVRRDSMRLALIAAMQTLPPRQRAVWVLREVLAFSAAEVAGLLNTSVASVNSALQRARAGLSVTALEDVAPSGDPAARRTVEAYVRAFEAADVDALVELLTGDAVLEMPPVPLWYRGRDDYAAFIRRVFAMRGVGWRMVPTGANGQPAVAAYAPDPAGGHRLHTLQVFSVAGARISRTVVFQDPAVFAAFDLPTAV
- a CDS encoding thiolase domain-containing protein, which produces MAKQLAAVLGTGQTHHRAKRTDVSMPGLLREAIDRAMADAQVEWPDIDAVVIGKAPDLFEGVMMPELFLADALGATGKPLLRVHTAGSVGGSTALVATSLVQSGIHRRVLTVAFEKQSESNAMWALSIAPPFTMPVGAGAGGYFAPHVRSYIRRSGAPEHVGAIVAAKDRQNGALNPYAHLKQADITVEKVRASQVLWDPIRYDETCPSSDGACAMVIGDEAAGDAVQGAAWVHATAMRTEPTTFAGRDQVNPQAGREAAAALWREAGITDPLSEIDAAEIYVPFSWFEPMWLENLGFMPEGEGWKLTEAGETALTGRLPVNPSGGVLSSNPIGASGMLRFSEAAKQVMGRAGDYQVDGARRALGHAYGGGSQYFAMWVVGSEKP
- a CDS encoding thiolase domain-containing protein, with protein sequence MRDVAVVGFAQAPNVRSTPGTTNGVEMLVPIFAQVYEQTGLSKSDIGFWCSGSSDYLAGRAFSFISAIDAIGAFPPIHESHVEMDAAWALYEAWLKIRTGEVDTALVYGFGKSSAGQLRRVLALQLDPYTVAPLWPDSVSIAGLQARLGLDAGLWSEKDLAEVAARSRADATRNPHAQFSGASEIADLLDAPYVADPLRAHDIAPVTDGAAVIVLAAAERAHEFAERPAVITGIEHRVDTPVLVARDLTRSPSTEAAGQAVGTGDVEIAELHAPFTHQELILRTALGLGDDVRVNPSGGVLTGNPMFAAGLARIGEAATRILTGQASKVLAHATSGPALQQNLVAVLEA
- a CDS encoding Zn-ribbon domain-containing OB-fold protein — encoded protein: MSTPLSAPLDLAFDYTRSLGPVLGRFAAGLRERRIEGVRGSDGRVHVPPVEYDPVTAAALTEFVPVSDEGTVLSWSWIPEPLEGQPLTTPFAWALVRLDGADTAMLHAVHVDSPAEMRTGMRVRVRWADEPAGHIRDIAYFLPVGADDGPSPAPPPKSEQDGVMVTPIQLHYQHSASPEESRYLRGLAEGKLIGQRCPKCEKVYIPPRGACPTDGVPTVDEVELPDTGIVTTFCIVNVPFLGQRIKPPYVAAYILLDGADIAFLHLVLGCDAADVRMGMRVKANWKPRDEWWTSLENISHFEPTGEPDAPYESFAHHL
- a CDS encoding acyl-CoA synthetase, which produces MTTALETIGLWNIAAGQPDRTAIVNPDGSEVGYGALADKANAYARGLRELGLETGDVVVVLQPNSDELLAAYFAALQTGLYVVMVNWHLVGPEVAYILSDSGAKAFLAHERFSDVAIAAADEAGVPASGRFAVGRIEGFRDVAELGAGGSGRPEGRTAGSPMLYTSGTTGRPKGVRRPLSGADPDSVPVASTWFFGIFGLKPFDDHVHLCGSPLYHTAVLNFASISIQLGHTVVLMDRWDPEEMLRLIERYRVTHSHMVPTQFRRLLALPEEVRSRYDLSSLRNMIHGAAPCPPEVKRRMLEWWGPVVTDYYAATEGGGTMITGEEWLRKPGSVGLPWPGSVIKILDDDGNELPPGQPGTVYMRMGSSTFEYHKDAEKTRKARVGNLFTLGDVGYLDEDGYLFLHDRKNDMIISGGVNIYPAEIENELVMHPKVADVAVFGIPHEDWGEEIKAVVQPAPGVAPGPELAEELLEWVRGRLAKFKWPRSIDFAEELPRDPNGKLYKRKLRDPYWTDRKI
- a CDS encoding crotonase/enoyl-CoA hydratase family protein; translated protein: MTQPHALVEQRAHTLVVTMNRPEVRNAISGEMMAILVEAWDRVDNDPEIRCCVLTGAGGAFCAGADLKSMNRNSPADSYEKGTFDPGRIEGLLKGRRLTKPLIAAVEGPAIAGGTEILQATDIRVAGESARFGVSEARWGLFPMGGSAVRLPRQIPYTLAAEILLTGRHLTAAEAKEIGLIGSVVPDGQALERALELADMIAANGPLAVQAILRTIRDTEGMPEEEAFKIEAQYGLKVFQSADAKEGPRAFTEKRKPRFEGR